In the Candidatus Saccharibacteria bacterium oral taxon 488 genome, one interval contains:
- a CDS encoding NUDIX domain-containing protein, protein MKTFTRIQPTTTQTVGEAFKCSAVIKRYQTEDGEQHEFTTFFSEELVSVLVVAVTTDNKIAMTYQFRAGPERWLYDFPGGDGEPGESVETVARRELVEETGCTPGHFEYIGECYEGPYINIKIAVYLATDCVYNEDTIHLDEAESSQGAELRFVSAAELFAIARAGNLCVTGPFALLFDYLDNLRQEELS, encoded by the coding sequence ATGAAAACATTCACACGTATTCAACCAACCACCACGCAAACAGTCGGCGAGGCGTTCAAGTGTTCGGCCGTCATCAAGCGGTATCAAACAGAGGATGGTGAGCAGCATGAGTTTACAACCTTCTTTTCTGAGGAGTTAGTGTCAGTGTTGGTGGTGGCAGTGACGACGGATAACAAGATCGCTATGACCTATCAGTTTCGAGCTGGCCCAGAGAGGTGGCTCTATGATTTTCCCGGTGGTGACGGGGAGCCGGGCGAATCAGTAGAAACAGTGGCGCGGCGTGAGCTAGTGGAAGAGACTGGTTGTACACCGGGGCACTTTGAATATATTGGTGAATGTTATGAGGGCCCGTACATTAACATCAAGATTGCAGTGTACTTGGCGACTGATTGCGTGTACAATGAGGATACAATTCACCTTGATGAAGCTGAAAGTAGCCAGGGCGCTGAACTACGGTTTGTTTCAGCGGCAGAGTTGTTTGCTATCGCTCGGGCGGGTAATTTATGTGTGACAGGGCCATTCGCGCTTTTGTTTGATTATTTAGATAACCTACGACAGGAGGAACTATCATGA
- the gatB gene encoding Asp-tRNA(Asn)/Glu-tRNA(Gln) amidotransferase subunit GatB, producing MMSVYDEYEMTIGIECHVQLATKTKLFSPADNDARDAEPNEKTHEIDFGLPGMLPVLNKHAVELAVRAGKALNAPIARVSRFDRKHYFYPDLPKGYQTSQMYQPIILAGYVDAPLEDGSLKRVRIHHAHMEEDAGKLTHHDGYSLVDLNRAGTPLIEIVSEPDIHSAEEAKAYASELHKLMVYAGVTHGDLYHGNMRFDVNISVAKKGATELGKRAEVKNLNSFRSVERAAEYEFKRQVDLLERGEQVAQETRGWSDDKQVTTPQRSKEDAQDYRYMPDPDIPPIVLTDEEIASMQEHMPLMPGECRERWADLGLDHSVITTILGHQPLAILLDAIKTLTVHNEQAVLDELGVDKIKYQRLVKRIFNWFASTPEDLIDMDLINEGHVGPRRLTELSLLVEDDEVSSTGGKEIFLSLFDRQYLKQGPREIAQIKNLLQVSDEGVIAAIVDEVLNDPASVASIADIRSGKDKAIGYLVGQVMKRSKGQANPSLAQKLIRERL from the coding sequence ATGATGAGTGTATATGATGAATATGAAATGACCATTGGTATCGAGTGCCACGTCCAGCTGGCGACCAAAACTAAGCTGTTTAGCCCGGCTGATAACGACGCTCGCGACGCTGAGCCGAACGAAAAAACGCACGAGATTGACTTTGGCCTGCCAGGAATGCTGCCGGTGCTGAATAAACACGCTGTCGAGCTGGCGGTGCGTGCTGGCAAGGCGTTGAATGCGCCGATTGCCCGCGTTAGCCGGTTTGATCGCAAGCATTATTTCTACCCTGACCTGCCAAAGGGCTATCAAACCTCGCAGATGTACCAGCCGATCATCTTGGCTGGCTATGTTGACGCGCCACTAGAAGACGGTTCGCTCAAACGAGTGCGAATTCATCACGCGCACATGGAAGAGGATGCTGGCAAATTGACGCACCACGACGGGTACTCGTTGGTCGACCTCAACCGCGCTGGTACGCCGCTGATTGAAATCGTTTCTGAACCGGATATTCATTCTGCCGAGGAGGCCAAAGCGTACGCTTCGGAGTTGCACAAATTGATGGTCTACGCAGGTGTGACGCACGGTGATTTGTATCACGGCAATATGCGGTTTGATGTCAATATTTCGGTGGCCAAGAAAGGAGCGACCGAACTCGGCAAGCGCGCCGAAGTCAAAAACCTCAACTCTTTCCGTAGCGTGGAGCGTGCCGCTGAGTACGAGTTCAAGCGCCAAGTTGACCTATTGGAGCGTGGTGAACAGGTAGCTCAGGAAACCCGCGGCTGGAGTGATGACAAGCAAGTCACCACTCCACAGCGCTCGAAAGAGGACGCGCAGGATTACCGCTACATGCCTGATCCGGACATTCCGCCGATTGTGTTGACTGACGAGGAAATCGCTAGTATGCAGGAACATATGCCACTGATGCCGGGCGAGTGCCGAGAGCGTTGGGCTGATCTGGGGTTGGATCATTCGGTGATTACGACGATACTCGGCCATCAGCCGCTCGCGATATTGCTTGATGCTATCAAGACGCTGACGGTACATAACGAGCAGGCTGTCCTTGATGAGCTAGGAGTTGACAAGATAAAATATCAGCGGCTGGTCAAGCGGATCTTTAACTGGTTTGCCTCGACGCCGGAGGATCTAATTGATATGGATCTCATCAATGAGGGTCATGTTGGGCCGCGTCGGTTGACGGAGTTATCACTGCTTGTTGAGGATGACGAGGTCAGTTCAACTGGTGGCAAAGAGATTTTCCTTAGTCTATTCGACCGACAATATCTCAAACAGGGGCCGCGTGAGATTGCTCAAATCAAGAACTTGCTGCAGGTGTCTGACGAGGGGGTGATCGCAGCCATCGTTGACGAAGTATTGAATGACCCAGCCTCGGTGGCATCCATCGCTGATATTCGCTCGGGCAAAGACAAAGCCATCGGCTATCTCGTCGGTCAAGTCATGAAGCGTTCTAAGGGTCAGGCCAATCCAAGCTTGGCACAAAAACTAATTCGGGAGCGGCTATAG
- the gatA gene encoding Asp-tRNA(Asn)/Glu-tRNA(Gln) amidotransferase subunit GatA — translation MSQISDFAGKSAVENVKETLRRARDIEEYHALLSLAEERALERAELVDKGEISGRLAGVPFVVKDNFLAFGAPTTAASKMLENFNAPLQATAVEKLEAEGAICIGKANLDAFAHGGSTENSAFGPTKNATDKTRVAGGSSGGSAVVTALDVVPFALGTDTGGSIRQPASFNGVVGVKPTYGAVSRYGVVAMASSTDTIGCFATNADDANVVMEIMAGRDDKDTTTLPDFWRNQPGFRKKKIGLVKQCMTDDVDAAVRQKTLDYAEKLKQLGYEIEEVGLSMMQYSLAMYYIIVPAELSSNLARYDGVRYGHRAAEVKTLAELYGRSRNEGFMTENKRRIMIGSFVLSSGFFDAYYMQAQKARTLLINEFKELFTEYDALLTPTAPTPAFKLGENTSDPIKMYLSDIMTVPASLAGLPAISVPAGNNDEGLPIGVQLVGNYRSDGSLLKLAAEVGVI, via the coding sequence ATGAGCCAGATTAGTGATTTTGCCGGAAAAAGTGCGGTCGAAAATGTTAAAGAAACACTGCGGCGGGCGCGCGACATTGAAGAATACCATGCACTACTCAGTTTAGCGGAAGAGCGGGCGCTGGAGCGTGCCGAACTGGTGGATAAGGGTGAGATTTCTGGCCGGCTGGCTGGTGTGCCGTTTGTGGTGAAAGACAATTTCTTGGCCTTTGGAGCGCCGACGACTGCTGCCTCGAAGATGCTCGAGAATTTTAACGCACCATTGCAGGCCACGGCCGTTGAAAAACTAGAGGCTGAAGGCGCAATTTGCATCGGCAAGGCGAACTTGGATGCCTTTGCTCACGGCGGTTCGACGGAAAATTCAGCCTTTGGTCCGACCAAAAACGCTACGGATAAAACTCGGGTAGCCGGCGGTTCGTCAGGCGGCTCGGCGGTGGTGACGGCGCTTGATGTGGTGCCGTTTGCGTTGGGTACCGACACTGGCGGGTCAATTCGCCAGCCAGCCAGTTTTAACGGTGTGGTCGGTGTCAAGCCAACCTACGGCGCAGTCAGCCGTTACGGTGTGGTAGCCATGGCCTCGAGTACGGACACCATTGGTTGTTTCGCCACGAACGCTGATGACGCTAATGTGGTGATGGAAATTATGGCGGGCCGCGACGACAAGGATACGACGACGCTGCCTGACTTTTGGCGGAACCAGCCAGGCTTTAGAAAGAAAAAGATTGGCTTGGTTAAGCAATGTATGACTGACGATGTGGACGCGGCAGTTCGCCAGAAAACTCTTGATTATGCTGAAAAATTAAAACAGCTGGGCTATGAAATTGAAGAAGTAGGTCTGAGTATGATGCAATATTCGCTGGCGATGTACTATATTATTGTGCCGGCAGAGTTGTCGTCAAATCTAGCGCGCTATGATGGCGTGCGTTATGGTCACCGAGCGGCCGAGGTAAAAACGCTGGCGGAATTGTACGGCCGCAGCCGTAACGAAGGTTTTATGACGGAGAATAAGCGGCGGATTATGATCGGTAGCTTCGTGTTGTCGAGCGGCTTTTTTGACGCTTATTATATGCAGGCGCAAAAAGCGCGCACGCTGCTCATCAACGAGTTCAAGGAATTGTTTACTGAGTACGATGCGCTGCTGACGCCGACGGCACCAACGCCGGCATTCAAGCTTGGCGAGAACACTAGTGATCCGATCAAGATGTATCTGTCTGATATCATGACCGTGCCGGCCAGTCTGGCCGGACTGCCAGCAATTTCTGTGCCAGCTGGAAATAATGACGAAGGATTACCGATCGGCGTGCAGCTAGTTGGTAATTACCGTTCGGACGGAAGCCTGCTGAAACTGGCGGCGGAAGTGGGGGTCATCTGA
- the gatC gene encoding Asp-tRNA(Asn)/Glu-tRNA(Gln) amidotransferase subunit GatC codes for MTTISTSDIQHLASLSSLALADDEVDGLRQDLENIISYIEQLSKLDTAGVEPTYQVTGLANVWREDEVQSGISRDELLELAPEKQNNQVKVPQVL; via the coding sequence ATGACAACTATTTCTACCAGTGACATTCAGCACCTGGCGAGTTTGAGTAGTCTGGCATTAGCCGATGATGAAGTTGATGGACTGCGCCAGGATTTGGAAAACATAATTAGCTACATTGAGCAGCTGAGTAAGCTTGACACAGCTGGCGTAGAGCCGACCTATCAAGTAACGGGGCTGGCGAATGTCTGGCGCGAAGATGAGGTCCAGTCAGGGATTTCTCGAGACGAGTTGCTTGAGCTGGCGCCTGAAAAGCAGAACAATCAAGTGAAAGTGCCGCAGGTGCTGTGA
- a CDS encoding PHP domain-containing protein, with translation MATKHTTASVQAAAALQPSDYVHLHNHTHHSLLDGLTKIPDMVARVKELGMEACAITDHGTMSGAIEFYKAAKNVGIKPIIGIETYVAARTRHDRDPAKDKARYHLTLLAMNHKGYQNLMQLSTIANLEGVYYKPRIDHELLEQYNEGIICMSGCIGGELGENLRNDDYEKAKEIAGWYKSVFGDRYYMELQDHGHPEARSHWPEQKKVNDYIERISEELDIPVW, from the coding sequence ATGGCTACCAAACATACGACAGCTTCAGTCCAAGCCGCGGCCGCGTTGCAGCCGTCTGATTACGTACACCTACACAATCACACCCACCATTCGCTTCTGGATGGGCTGACTAAAATTCCTGACATGGTGGCGCGGGTGAAGGAGCTGGGTATGGAGGCCTGTGCCATTACTGACCACGGCACGATGTCGGGCGCGATTGAGTTTTATAAAGCAGCCAAGAATGTTGGTATCAAGCCAATCATCGGTATCGAAACCTATGTGGCAGCCCGCACTCGTCATGACCGCGACCCAGCTAAGGACAAGGCACGCTATCACCTGACGCTACTGGCCATGAATCACAAGGGCTATCAAAATCTGATGCAGCTCAGCACCATCGCTAACCTCGAAGGTGTCTATTACAAGCCGCGCATTGACCACGAGCTACTGGAGCAATACAACGAAGGCATCATCTGTATGTCTGGTTGTATCGGTGGTGAGCTGGGTGAGAATTTGCGCAATGATGATTATGAAAAGGCCAAGGAAATCGCTGGCTGGTACAAGTCGGTGTTTGGTGATCGCTACTACATGGAGCTACAAGATCACGGTCATCCCGAGGCGCGCAGTCACTGGCCGGAGCAGAAAAAAGTCAATGATTACATCGAGCGCATCAGCGAGGAACTAGACATTCCTGTGTGGTGA
- a CDS encoding NTP transferase domain-containing protein: MKKPTKAIIAAAGFGTRFLPQTKAMPKEMMPLIDKPIIQYVVEELVEAGIKDIIIIGSANKRAIEDHFDRPNEELLVNLRAGGAKKQPLIDIVNNLSEMANFVYIRQKGPYGNATPLTCAAHLINGDEPVIYTFADDFIAASPSRFRQMITAAQKLDGAVLSCKKIIDDAEFDRYGVVNGEQVADGVIKMTNIVEKPGKANAPSDLASVSSYLLPGEFFTYLDKAKHAFDGHGEFTVQPIMQSMIDDGHSFYGVEITNGMYYDTGDKLEYLKTVIDFGMRDPKLGASLREYLVKRLEENGAN, translated from the coding sequence ATGAAAAAACCAACCAAGGCTATCATCGCTGCCGCCGGCTTCGGTACGCGGTTCTTGCCGCAGACCAAGGCCATGCCAAAAGAAATGATGCCGCTGATCGACAAGCCGATTATCCAATACGTCGTCGAGGAATTAGTCGAGGCCGGCATCAAAGATATCATTATCATCGGTAGCGCCAACAAACGAGCAATTGAGGATCATTTTGACAGGCCGAACGAGGAGCTGCTAGTCAATCTGCGGGCGGGCGGCGCCAAGAAGCAGCCACTGATTGACATCGTGAATAATTTGTCAGAAATGGCTAACTTTGTCTATATCCGCCAGAAAGGCCCGTACGGCAATGCCACGCCGTTGACCTGCGCCGCACATTTGATCAATGGTGATGAGCCGGTTATTTATACGTTTGCGGATGACTTTATCGCTGCTAGCCCTAGCCGATTTCGCCAGATGATCACTGCGGCGCAAAAATTAGACGGCGCGGTGCTATCGTGCAAGAAGATTATTGATGATGCTGAATTTGATCGCTACGGCGTGGTTAACGGTGAGCAGGTTGCTGACGGTGTGATCAAGATGACGAACATTGTTGAAAAACCAGGCAAAGCTAATGCCCCATCCGATCTCGCGAGTGTCAGTAGCTATCTGCTGCCGGGCGAGTTCTTTACCTATCTCGATAAGGCCAAACATGCGTTTGATGGTCACGGCGAATTTACAGTGCAGCCGATTATGCAGAGTATGATTGATGACGGCCATAGTTTTTATGGCGTGGAAATTACCAATGGCATGTACTATGACACTGGCGACAAGCTAGAGTATCTCAAGACAGTGATCGATTTTGGCATGCGTGATCCGAAGCTTGGTGCGAGCCTTCGTGAATATCTAGTCAAGCGGCTTGAGGAAAATGGCGCCAACTAA
- a CDS encoding NUDIX domain-containing protein gives MKTFTRIQPTTTQTVGEAFKCSAVIKRYQTEDGEQHEFTTFFSEELVSVLVVAVTTDNKIAMTYQFRAGPERWLYDFPGGDGEPGESVETVARRELVEETGCTPGHFEYIGECYEGPYINIKIAVYLATDCVYNEDTIHLDEAESSQGAELRFVSAAELFAIARRVIYV, from the coding sequence ATGAAAACATTCACACGTATTCAACCAACCACCACGCAAACAGTCGGCGAGGCGTTCAAGTGTTCGGCCGTCATCAAGCGGTATCAAACAGAGGATGGTGAGCAGCATGAGTTTACAACCTTCTTTTCTGAGGAGTTAGTGTCAGTGTTGGTGGTGGCAGTGACGACGGATAACAAGATCGCTATGACCTATCAGTTTCGAGCTGGCCCAGAGAGGTGGCTCTATGATTTTCCCGGTGGTGACGGGGAGCCGGGCGAATCAGTAGAAACAGTGGCGCGGCGTGAGCTAGTGGAAGAGACTGGTTGTACACCGGGGCACTTTGAATATATTGGTGAATGTTATGAGGGCCCGTACATTAACATCAAGATTGCAGTGTACTTGGCGACTGATTGCGTGTACAATGAGGATACAATTCACCTTGATGAAGCTGAAAGTAGCCAGGGCGCTGAACTACGGTTTGTTTCAGCGGCAGAGTTGTTTGCTATCGCTCGGCGGGTAATTTATGTGTGA
- the uvrB gene encoding excinuclease ABC subunit UvrB, producing MSAFNLVSNYRPTGDQPTAIAQLVNGLERGEREQTLLGVTGSGKTFTMANIIAQANVPTLILAHNKTLAAQLFSEFKEFFPDNEVHYFVSYFDYYQPEAYIASSDTYIEKDSKINDEIDRLRHAATSALLTRRDVIIVASVSCIYGIGSPETYADMAIQLTVGERRVQDKFIRLLTDIQYKRNDIDFARGTFRVRGDVVDIFPAGQDTAVRVEFFGDEVERLTRIDPLTGEILDQPKQLTIFPSSHYSTPRERIEKAIIGIEKEFDERLKWFESHDKLLEAQRLSQRTKYDLEMLKETGFVKGIENYSRYLTDREPGEQPATLIDYFPDDWLLLVDESHMTLPQVRGMYNGDRARKEVLVEHGFRLPSALDNRPLRFDEFDQHIHQAIYVSATPGDYEIAHSPKPAEQLIRPTGLLDPPIEVRPTEGQVDDLMEEIRQTIAKGHRVLVTTLTKRMAEDLSAYLTDNGVKTAYLHSEIDTLERGDILKDLRLGTYDVLVGINLLREGLDLPEVSLVAIMDADKEGFLRSEQALIQTIGRAARHVDGRVLMYGDNVTDSMRRAIDETNRRRHIQQQYNEAHGITPQTIQKKIDDGLRSIIPQKESDKKPKLDLKKIPKDEYPTLVKELTGQMELHSANLEFEKAAQLRDLIAEIRQTM from the coding sequence ATGAGTGCCTTTAATCTCGTCTCCAACTATCGGCCGACCGGCGACCAGCCGACGGCGATTGCTCAGTTGGTGAACGGTTTGGAGCGGGGCGAGCGCGAGCAAACTCTATTGGGCGTGACCGGTTCGGGTAAGACGTTTACTATGGCGAATATCATTGCCCAAGCTAATGTACCGACGTTGATACTGGCGCACAACAAAACTTTGGCGGCGCAGCTATTCTCTGAGTTTAAGGAGTTCTTCCCAGACAATGAAGTCCATTATTTCGTCAGCTATTTTGATTATTATCAGCCAGAGGCTTACATTGCCAGTAGCGATACCTACATTGAGAAAGACTCGAAGATCAATGATGAAATCGATCGGCTGCGGCATGCCGCAACGTCGGCGCTGCTAACGCGGCGCGATGTGATCATTGTGGCCAGCGTGTCCTGTATTTATGGCATCGGTTCGCCAGAGACGTATGCTGACATGGCCATTCAATTGACGGTCGGCGAGCGGCGGGTTCAGGATAAGTTTATTCGCTTACTAACTGACATTCAGTATAAACGTAATGACATTGATTTTGCACGCGGCACTTTCAGGGTGCGCGGCGATGTGGTGGATATTTTCCCGGCTGGGCAGGACACGGCGGTGCGGGTGGAATTTTTTGGCGATGAAGTTGAGAGACTCACGCGAATTGATCCGCTGACGGGCGAGATTTTGGATCAGCCAAAGCAACTGACGATTTTCCCGTCTAGTCACTATTCGACGCCGCGTGAACGAATTGAAAAAGCCATCATTGGCATCGAAAAGGAGTTTGACGAGCGGCTGAAGTGGTTTGAATCACACGATAAGTTACTGGAGGCACAGCGCCTCAGTCAACGCACCAAATATGACCTGGAGATGCTCAAAGAAACTGGTTTTGTCAAAGGCATTGAGAATTATTCGCGCTATTTGACTGACCGCGAGCCGGGCGAGCAACCAGCGACCTTGATTGATTATTTTCCGGACGATTGGCTGCTGCTGGTCGATGAGTCACATATGACCTTGCCCCAAGTCCGCGGTATGTATAACGGCGATCGGGCGCGTAAGGAAGTGTTGGTGGAGCACGGGTTTCGTCTGCCGAGTGCGTTAGATAACCGTCCGCTGAGGTTTGATGAGTTTGATCAGCATATTCATCAGGCGATTTATGTGTCGGCTACGCCGGGCGACTATGAAATTGCTCATTCGCCAAAGCCGGCTGAGCAGTTGATTCGGCCGACCGGGTTGCTTGATCCGCCAATTGAGGTGCGGCCGACTGAGGGGCAGGTTGATGATTTGATGGAGGAGATTCGCCAGACTATCGCCAAGGGCCATCGCGTATTGGTGACCACCTTGACCAAGCGCATGGCCGAGGACTTAAGCGCTTATTTGACCGACAATGGCGTGAAAACGGCGTATCTACACAGTGAGATTGACACACTGGAACGCGGCGATATCTTGAAAGATCTGCGACTGGGGACGTACGATGTCTTGGTTGGTATCAATCTGCTGCGCGAGGGGTTGGATCTGCCAGAAGTCAGCCTGGTGGCGATTATGGACGCCGATAAAGAAGGTTTCTTGCGTAGTGAACAGGCACTGATTCAGACGATTGGCCGGGCGGCGCGGCACGTGGACGGGCGGGTGCTGATGTATGGCGATAACGTAACTGACAGCATGCGCCGAGCGATTGATGAGACCAATCGTCGGCGGCACATTCAGCAGCAATATAACGAAGCGCACGGCATCACGCCGCAAACCATCCAGAAGAAGATTGACGATGGCCTGCGCTCCATCATCCCGCAAAAAGAATCGGACAAAAAGCCGAAGCTTGATTTGAAGAAGATTCCAAAGGACGAATATCCAACGCTGGTCAAGGAGCTGACTGGTCAAATGGAACTCCATAGTGCTAATCTGGAGTTTGAAAAAGCCGCTCAGCTGCGCGATTTGATTGCAGAAATTCGCCAGACCATGTAG
- a CDS encoding TIGR00730 family Rossman fold protein, producing MTPQHTCIPRDVQLQAAMFRLGKMEDEIQSGYEILRKYQKTITIFGSARTDPNSAYYHAAKETAERLAKLGYAIVSGGGHGIMGAANEGANKAVQEGARAAGGESIAFNIRLPHEQEVNKYATEVFEFQHFAPRKIVMTMFANAYIYFPGGFGTLDELAEILTLIQTEKANRAPVILFDTAFWSDLDAFFRNHMLAEGAIVEKDLDIYTITDSVDEIIELVQANKTYC from the coding sequence ATGACTCCACAACATACATGTATTCCGCGCGATGTGCAGCTACAGGCGGCGATGTTCCGCCTCGGCAAGATGGAAGATGAAATTCAGAGCGGCTACGAGATCCTCCGGAAATATCAGAAAACAATAACCATCTTTGGCTCGGCGCGCACCGATCCAAATAGTGCTTATTATCACGCTGCAAAAGAAACAGCTGAACGGCTAGCCAAGCTCGGCTATGCCATCGTTTCCGGCGGCGGGCACGGCATTATGGGCGCTGCTAATGAAGGTGCCAACAAAGCCGTCCAGGAGGGTGCACGGGCTGCTGGCGGTGAGTCGATTGCCTTCAACATCCGACTGCCGCACGAACAGGAAGTCAATAAATATGCCACCGAGGTATTCGAGTTTCAGCACTTTGCGCCGCGGAAGATCGTCATGACTATGTTTGCCAATGCCTATATTTACTTCCCGGGCGGCTTCGGTACGTTGGACGAGCTGGCGGAAATATTGACGCTGATCCAGACTGAAAAAGCCAACCGTGCGCCGGTGATCTTGTTCGACACAGCGTTTTGGAGCGATTTGGATGCCTTTTTCCGCAACCATATGCTGGCCGAGGGGGCTATCGTCGAAAAAGACCTGGATATTTATACTATCACCGATAGCGTTGACGAGATCATTGAGCTGGTACAAGCAAATAAGACCTATTGCTGA